The window aggtttattacctgaatgtttaccctataaatatatgattattaagggtttacattgtgaagacaaaattctagagagataaattgTAAGGCAAAAAACTAtgtattctttcttcttctttatagtgaaatttggtggtgcctgaagtggacgtagctcaatttgagtgaaccactacaaatctgtgtcttcttgtgttcttctttctttcgaTTTTATAGATTATTGCAAACAGGTcgaatttgggagatacaaatcctaacaaaaacTTCATTAATGATATCAAAAGTTTTGTTtctcaatttaattatattttatattttttaataaataaataattttatatatatattaataattatatattaaatatatatatatataacaatttaattaaaaattaattcgtaatacattttattatttgtattaacaTATTTCTCcctccatatttattaaatttatctttaatattttttaatttagattaaaatatataccattattttaaattttttcttaatttactttttttaaataaattatatatatatcaataattctatttatattaattattttataatatataattatatatataattttaaaaatattttaatctaaatatttaaataatttattaaaaattacaaattttatatattctctctacatatctattatttatataattattttatatttttatatttttttatcttttattcaataaaatcattaaacatatatgcatacataaaattataaattaaactcaacaaacaagtgattaaatgattaatatttcaAACTCGATATTAAGGCTCGAGTCTCACTTTGTGCAAATTTTAGAGTTtgcattataaaatttaaatgataatgaTGTTGGTATTTGTGGGTACATATTTGAGAGAATGTTTGTGTGAATTTAAGGGTGatgttaataatgaaaattcgaATTAGAGAGATTGAGGGAATGGTGGTTCGAATTTGAAGATAAAATCCTTGAAGGATAAGATATGATGAAATGtgttaatttgaattaaaggaATTGAGAGGAAAGGATGATCGTTAATAATGGAATCCTTAAAGGATAAGATATGATGAAATGTGTGAAATCGAGTTAGAGGAATTGAGAGGGAAGTAATGAAATCCTTACATGATAAGATATGATAAAGTATGTGAATTTCAATTAGAGAGGTTGATGGAATGGTGGTGCGAATTTGAGGATGAAAAAATGGTGGTTCGAACGCGATAATAGAAAATTTGAAGGATAAGATatgatgaaatatgtgaattGGGGGAAATGTAGAATTTGAGGATAAAAGAATGGTAATTCGAATGTCGTTAATAATGAAATCTTTGAATGATATATGGGGTAAAGTTCTTTTTAAATTCTAagtatattttataatctttttataatatgtcatttatgcatattttactattaatttgagaaattggtataatttgaaaagattaattaaaaaatttgacaTCCTATCAGATATTTAGGGTAAAATTCttcttaaattttaagtatattttataatcttttaatatgttattttatgtttattttactattaatttgagaaatatgtataatttgaaaagattaattaaaagatttgacgaggagataataaatatattcaaaatgaggtaaaataaatgtttatcaattttaaattttgacattttaacttGTCCAATAGAACAAATATAAAGTTAACTTGACTCTTTTTAATGTCCATTTTGCAATTATGTTTTGtctaattttttatcatttttgtagGTTAATTTTTAATGGTTAAttaaattgttagaaaattaatattataaattcgtcaaaaatgagataaaatatttatgtatgtactataattatttaatttaaataatgtgatttgtttttctattttattttcaatttttatcctataatattttttaatttaattaaataattattaaataaacttttttaatagtataatcttgattattaattttaaattgaaaaaatatttttgtaaattataatataacgtatcaatgtttgataatttatttgattaattcttGTTATGACTCGTAAAATGAATGGTCGTAATGTtaactgtaaaaaaaaattttaaggaataaatattcatatccaaaaactgtaaaaaaatatttaaggaataaatattcatatcCAAAGATAATCCAAGAAGATAGGGTAAATGATGGGTTCGGTAAGGGTAATAATCAAATAGCCCTTGATTTCCATAAGTAGTATGAAATAAGCTCTAGACTTAtcaatttattatcaatttgtTTTCCTATTACCCAACTTTTTTCCATGTGCATGCAAGAGAGTTGATAGTGACTTCCCATCAATAATATTCCATTTTAAGAGATTTGTTTGTTCATCATCTTATCTGTTCTCTCCAAGCAAGCataaaaaaattagtcatttattatataaaagtaaatttaatttagcCCATTGTGAAAGTAACTttcaatgttatatatattattatatttgacaTGACATAACTAATAATCAGGAAAGAATATAAGAATTATAGTTAggtttgatttgaaaaaaaattgggatgggttctataaaattaaaagaaaaattatggaGGAAATAAGTGCATGTaagtttttatcttttattttaaattaggtaaacaaataataattaaattgaaaaaaaaaatgataaaaataaatagggCTACATACGCCTAAGCCCTAAATAGGATTTATATGAAAGTAGTTGGTTTATGTATTagaaattttataagattttatgATACAATTTTCGCTTAAAATGCCATAATGGTATGGTTATGAATTATTAGGTTagttttcaacattaaaaacaaattataagaCAATTTTATTTACTCCcctaatttatcttaattattgtgtttttattatttttgctAAATTagatcaaatataaaaataaattgttcaataaaaaataacaaacagACAAATTGTTCTTTAATATCTACAAGTTCCAACAAAGGAATGGAGGGAGAGAAGAGAGGATAGGATAGCTTAGGATTGAATTTGTACTATTTGCATTTAAGAGATTGAAAGCTTTAACCCATTCCACAGCGAAGCAATAATATACTTCATATTAAATACAACCTTTaaagaaaatacaaattaaattattttcaaggCAACCAAATTATTTTGCTTCCACCTAGGCTTAAAAGGACAAAACTCTAGCCTAGATTTCATGCAATAGtgcaaaataattaaacttttcaaattccCAAACTAATTTAATCTACATGAATCACATTAGTTGAGTGCAAAAGAGGATAACaccaattatatatttttctttctattgCTCTATATTAATTATTCGTAACCCCTTATTTCTTctataagataatttttaacCTGAAAAATTTTTAAGgggcatttttttttattttaaaacagttaaaattttaaaaattttataatatttatacttaTTATACTCAAAAGTCAAAACTTCTCAAGAAACCCTCTATTTTTTAGGACAACTATTTCATATTCCAAAAACAAAACAAGGCTCAGAtttcatatctatatatataatgatgcttaatttttaaagtgtccggattgccgggtcgagagctgtggttaatttggatacttgggtcggattgtgggtttacccgtttttaaatttaaaacggttaaaaataaaattaaaaatgctagaggtatgtttcgaacttgcaacctaacaaaacaagtacaactctttaaccaactaggctacaaagactttatattttaaaaacaacaccaaatttgataaacgcgggacgttttaacattaatataagttcaactttttaactaactaatctatatatataatgatgcttaatttttaaagtgtccggattgccgggtcgagagctgtggttaatttggatacttggatcggattgtgggtttacccgtttttaaatttaaaacggttaaaaataaaattaaaaatgctagaggtatgtttcgaacttgcaacctaacaaaacaagtacaactctttaaccaactaggctacaaacactttatattttaaattcaacaccaaatttgataaacgcgggacgttttaacattaatataagttcaactttttaactaactaatctatatatatatataatgatgcttaatttttaaagtgtccagattgccgggtcgagagttgtggttaatttggatacttgggtcggattgtgggtttacccgtttttaaatttaaaacggttaaaaataaaattaaaaatgctagaggtatgtttcgaacttgcaacctaacaaaacaagtacaactctttaaccaactatggtacaaagactttatatattaaattcaaacaccaaatttgataaatgcgggacgttttaatattaatataagttcaactttttaactaactaatatataatgatgttgagtaaatggatacttgggtcggattatgtgttgacccacccataaatttaaaacggttaaaaataaaataaaaaatgttatccgtaatttttttcacggttttttatattattattactcgtgcaaatgcacgggctaaatgctagttccAACTAAATCACTCTCCAAGTCtccataacaaaaaaaaaaatagaaaaaatcaacaaattataaaaataagtcatatttatttttgtaatattttaaaatattaagtactAACTAAATAATCTCAATTATACATAAAaaggtaaataaatatttttaagtaaaaattaataaaaacaaaacaaaaaattcaaaatctaaaaacttaattattttattttgcacactaattatttacaaataattgttatttgataaaaaaaaaactatttgaaaaataaaatctggaatattaattcaaaacttTGTTAACAggaaaaaatagtttattttagaataattgtgtatttttaataataagttaatagaTAAAACAGTCAAGgattagataaataattatttaaaaaacaaatattcttactttatatgattttaaaatataaaaattatcatttaacttaaatatttccaaatgatttatattttatcaaataattatttattcacaaTAATCAGAATATACTTTTTTTACGGCTCAATAGATTTAAATAGTGAAATTGTGATACTATTATGTCTCCCTTGCACGTGCTAACTTGCACGGAAACAACGTCAGTTAAATGATGACgacaataatataaatgtttgtgttataatttaatggtttatattcattaaaatattacattcaAATACtcacttttaaaatttacaCTTTATCATACTTTggatttatatttatgtaattatttttaacaaaacttTAATTACATTTGATTTTAGTAATATCTTGTATAATcaccatatatatttaaacagtaaaaatattaaataaatctataagaattaaattatggagataagttataattaacaataaactaatattgatccaattaaattaaattcactTTAGGGATCTattcatgatattttaatattttttcaatactaattaaaaacaattattattttatttgtaatgcaAAGAAATTATATCTTTCATATATTAAccatttgataaatatatttagctAGAAGATTAGAATAACGTGATAAACTAGAAAGCTGTCTGTTTCAAATGAATGGATAGAGTTAAAAGATATGCATAGAAATTTGTCAGTACTCCCGTTTTGactactttatttcaaaatatgtggaaagtttttttttaagtttaaaataaatactattattattttcattttactcataaattaatttattttttaatcatttattataaactaaattttgtTCAAAAAATGGATTCCAAACTAACTAAGAGTCTAAGACCCAATTGATTCAGAAACAAAACAAACCTAGATTATGTATGTTtaactgttattttttttttaatacaagttTTTCCAAATATTTAGGTTTACTAAAGGCTTGTTTgaggttgattttttttttcagttttttcataaaaaaaaacttttgtttgattaaaagtataaaaaaacttgtttttattttacttttaccaaattattttttatccctctacatttttatttaataattaatttatattaaaaaagttaagtaataattttggtattttaaaagataaataaattaattaaatatgtgatatgattattgaattttgagataaaaacttaattttatcttaataaccaaagatcaaacgagCCCTTAATGTGGAgttttttgagattttattatatttaaaaaatatatatttgatgaaaaaaaagagtgattttgagtttttaatttgtttaattattattatatatttttatttaaaaattaatttttataaaaataaaataaaagtattctagttaataaattaagttattaaataattaaaaaaaaataatcataataagtatgataacttttttaatgaaaaataaatgtcttaaattaagttataagaaaatatgttaGTTTACTTAAATAGTGTCACTTGATTACTCTTACTTGGCACATATAATGTGACCAAGCTTTCTAATTCAAAATTCTGTAAATATTTTGGGTAAAAATTTCAAGTTAGATcagaaaattattttagttgaattttaaacttaatattaaataagttacGAATTACAAAAGGAAgttatctatattttttataccaACATTTATAGGAACTAgcaaatttaaaaaacaaatactaTTTTGTTATAATCATTATGTtgacacaattaattattataatgaaaaaatagtaACGATTGACATGAAGTTTtgtatttggtataaaaaaatataattaaataaatttgaatacaTTAGTCAAAATGATAAGTTTACTTATcttgttattaaatttaagatacaaattttatttaaaataataagagtttattttacaagtatattatgtatatattattatttatataaataattaaattgtaaaatcgaaattatttatagatttgtaaaattttatctttataaatttaaaattctataaatttaACTAGCGTAAGAGTTacttaaataaaacttattaaaatcataaaattttaaaattaaatttgaaatttcatTTGATGACTAAATTTCAATCAACAACTATATGAAATAGATAAATTTAGTAAAACTAAAACtgtaaaattgaattttaaaactatatctatttaaaatattttaacttaatgtaaaatgtttctattttaattaacaaaaaaacaaatggaGTACAACAAAATAGTGGCAAAGTGTAAGGTCTCTTTCATTGAAGTTgaataaacaatttattatttacaaataattgatTTGATGCATGTTTCTAACAAatataaaccattttttttttaatttagattggTATACTTAGACTtcattgattttataaaatgaaaaaaattacttaaaatatttcaaattaaacaatgtatttttatttttaatttaaaaatcatgagaccactttaatttaatgtgttttcttaaatattaaacatGATATCTTTATTCTCTTAATAGTGGTATTTGAGATActtttaagtaaaatttatGTTGTGCTTTACTTGGTAACCGTCCAATTTAGTCaagtttaactattttaatatctaatattttttttaaaagtgtaaaaaattataaaaagaagttattaaaacaaacaaaaattattgactaatttatttttgaacaaaatttataatttattttaaaataaaatcacttttttccatttaaattaactttttactcaattttttttttatttcaatcacAACTTCCACactaatcaaaaattaaatcacttttttcaatttaaaaatgattaaaattgattataatattaattgtaaATACTATCCCATAGACTCCTGTCAAAAGTGATTATTTGATTCGTTTAATAGTTATGACCTAGTAAATTTGTGGGGGCCACCACCAATGAGAGATGTTCATGGCATGTTTGATTTGGTTAATTAACAAGAACAATTACTGTCTATTAGTTAATGGTCATTTATTTGCAGTATTGGTTAAATCAAACATGACTCAAggactataaaataaaaaaaataacagtgGGATTCCATCAACTTCCGGCTCAATAAAACCAGAGGAGGGAATAAGGAAGAAACAATAGTAAATTATACACTGCAAAGCTTTTGGGACAGGAAGAAAAGTACAAACGGGGATAGAAGGTGGTCTCAGCTCATCTCTTCAAATCCttaatctttttcatttatgcttttctaaatatttcagatttcttccattttcttgtttctctctctagaaattAAAGAAATCAGAGGAGAAGAACATGGAGGAGAAGAAAGTTGAAGATGTCATCAAACCAGAAGAACCCAAACAAGAAGTAGAAACCAAATCAGACAAGCCGGCTGCCACTGAAGAGAAGAATTCCGATGAATCGAAGGACACAACTCCGCCGCCGCCACCGCAAGAGATTGTGCTGAAAGTGTATATGCATTGTGAAGGATGCGCCAAGAAAGTGCGAAGATGTCTCAAGGGATTTGAAGGTGAGAGTTAGAGAAATCGATTTTTAATTTATGGGGTTTCTTAGATTTGACATTTTATTAATGGGTTTGTTGTTCAATGTACAGGAGTGGATTATGTTTTCACGGATTGTAAGAATCAAAAGGTGGTAGTTAAGGGGGAGAAAGCGGATCCGGTCAAGGTTTTCGAAAGGATTCAGAAGAAGAGTCACCGGAAAGTAGAACTCCTGTCACCGATTCCGGCGGCGGCGCCGCCTCCACTGGTGGAGGAACCGAAGATGGTAGAGGAAAAAGAAACCTCCAAAccagaagaaaagaaagaagaggtGATTAAAGTGGTACTCAAAGTTAACATGCATTGTGAAGCCTGTGCTCAAGAAATCAAAAAGAGAATACTCAGAATGAAGGGTAAAATCTTTAATAGAGTTTTAAATTAAACCCACTATAGATTCTTCTTCAAAGAATTCAATTTTATGAATCTAAATGACAGGAGTGGAGAATGTAGAGCCAGATCTTGGGAACTCACAGGTTACAGTGAAGGGTATTTTCGTCCCTGAGAAGCTTCTACATTATGTGTATAAGAGAACCGGTAAGCAAGCTGTAATATTGAAGAACGAACCGGAGAAGAAAGAGGAAGAAAAAGCTAAGGAAGAGAAGAAGGCTGAAGGGAAAGAGGAGAAAAAGGGAGGTGATGATGCTGCAAAGGAGAAGAAGGATGGCGGTGAGGAGGCGCCGGCGCCGGTAGGAGGAGAGGACGGCGGCGGCGACGCCGTGAAGGTGGTGGAGATGAAGAAGAACGAGTTCTATTACTATAATCCACAGATTCACCAAATTTACACTCAAAGCCAAAGGTATCCTAACGAAGGGTATGTTTACCAAAACTACCCCTCTCAGATGTTTAGTGATGAGAACCCTAATGCATGTACTGTTATGTGAAAATGAGGGTAAAATGGGGAAATCACATGATATCGAAATTTAGTAAAGTCTTGCTGGTA is drawn from Impatiens glandulifera chromosome 3, dImpGla2.1, whole genome shotgun sequence and contains these coding sequences:
- the LOC124932760 gene encoding heavy metal-associated isoprenylated plant protein 7-like; protein product: MEEKKVEDVIKPEEPKQEVETKSDKPAATEEKNSDESKDTTPPPPPQEIVLKVYMHCEGCAKKVRRCLKGFEGVDYVFTDCKNQKVVVKGEKADPVKVFERIQKKSHRKVELLSPIPAAAPPPLVEEPKMVEEKETSKPEEKKEEVIKVVLKVNMHCEACAQEIKKRILRMKGVENVEPDLGNSQVTVKGIFVPEKLLHYVYKRTGKQAVILKNEPEKKEEEKAKEEKKAEGKEEKKGGDDAAKEKKDGGEEAPAPVGGEDGGGDAVKVVEMKKNEFYYYNPQIHQIYTQSQRYPNEGYVYQNYPSQMFSDENPNACTVM